In a single window of the Streptomyces sp. CGMCC 4.7035 genome:
- a CDS encoding sirohydrochlorin chelatase — protein MTASKPLREESHPRPGGEPLRGAHLDSTAQLMSRITSQLGSQLSLVSLDGTRRPAPPALVLVAHGSRDPRALATARALMDRVRELRPHLSVHLGHIELNEPLLTDTLASLGEDRAVLVPLLLSRGYHVKHDIPEAAAAARADTRVAAPLGPHPLLVEALYARLVEAGWRTRMSDAQRRASAVVLAAAGSRDPDSAVDTRRTAQLLAERLGVPVVPAYASAAAPTVSAAVRALAARGRHRVAVASYFAAPGRFATECAEAAPWIAAAPLGAHAAMARLVVHRYEQAVAVPEVTTARALASA, from the coding sequence ATGACGGCGTCGAAACCTCTTCGCGAGGAGTCCCACCCCCGCCCCGGCGGCGAGCCGCTCCGTGGCGCCCACCTCGACAGTACGGCGCAACTCATGAGCCGGATCACCAGCCAGCTCGGCAGCCAGCTCAGCCTCGTCTCCCTCGACGGGACCCGGCGCCCGGCCCCGCCCGCGCTCGTCCTCGTGGCGCACGGCAGCCGCGACCCGCGCGCCCTGGCCACCGCGCGCGCCCTCATGGACCGCGTCCGGGAGCTGCGCCCGCACCTGTCCGTGCACCTCGGCCACATCGAGCTCAACGAGCCCCTGCTGACCGACACGCTCGCCTCCCTCGGCGAGGACCGCGCCGTCCTCGTACCGCTGCTCCTCAGCCGCGGCTACCACGTCAAGCACGACATCCCCGAGGCCGCCGCCGCGGCGCGGGCCGACACCCGCGTGGCCGCCCCGCTCGGCCCGCACCCGCTCCTCGTGGAGGCCCTGTACGCCCGGCTCGTCGAGGCCGGCTGGCGGACGCGGATGAGCGACGCGCAGCGCCGGGCGAGCGCGGTCGTGCTCGCCGCCGCCGGCTCCCGCGACCCCGACTCCGCGGTCGACACGCGCCGCACCGCCCAGCTCCTCGCCGAGCGTCTCGGCGTTCCCGTCGTGCCCGCCTACGCCTCCGCGGCCGCGCCCACCGTGTCCGCCGCGGTGCGGGCGCTCGCCGCCCGTGGGCGTCACCGGGTGGCCGTCGCCTCGTACTTCGCGGCGCCGGGCCGTTTCGCGACCGAGTGCGCCGAGGCGGCTCCCTGGATCGCTGCGGCGCCGCTGGGTGCCCACGCTGCGATGGCCCGGCTGGTCGTGCACCGCTACGAGCAGGCGGTCGCGGTTCCCGAGGTGACCACTGCGCGGGCGCTGGCCTCGGCCTGA
- a CDS encoding SanA/YdcF family protein, translated as MGLPRLRIRRPRLPRTRTGQRRAVQVLMLLCVLALLPATWLFVSTGDRLRTAADVPRTEVAVVFGAGLWNGEPSPYLAHRLDAAAELYRASRVKVVLVTGDNSREDYDEPDAMRAYLTKHGVPDGRIVSDYAGFDTWDSCVRAKKIFGVDRAVLISQGFHIRRAVALCRAAGVTSYGVGVADKHDVTWYYGGTREVFAAGKAALDALFHPDPTFLGPKEQGVARALTAARG; from the coding sequence ATGGGCCTGCCGCGCCTGAGGATCCGCAGACCGCGCCTGCCGCGCACCCGCACCGGGCAGCGCAGGGCCGTGCAGGTCCTGATGCTGCTGTGCGTCCTGGCGCTGCTGCCGGCCACGTGGCTGTTCGTGTCCACGGGCGACCGGCTGCGCACGGCCGCGGACGTTCCGCGCACGGAGGTCGCCGTCGTCTTCGGCGCCGGCCTGTGGAACGGCGAACCGTCCCCGTACCTCGCCCACCGGCTCGACGCGGCCGCCGAGCTGTACCGGGCGAGCCGCGTCAAGGTCGTCCTCGTCACCGGTGACAACAGCCGCGAGGACTACGACGAACCGGACGCGATGCGCGCCTATCTGACGAAGCACGGCGTCCCGGACGGGCGGATCGTCAGCGACTACGCGGGCTTCGACACCTGGGACTCCTGCGTCCGGGCGAAGAAGATCTTCGGGGTGGACCGGGCGGTCCTGATCAGCCAGGGCTTCCACATCCGCCGCGCGGTCGCCCTGTGCCGGGCGGCGGGCGTGACGTCGTACGGCGTCGGGGTGGCGGACAAGCACGACGTGACCTGGTACTACGGCGGCACCCGAGAGGTCTTCGCGGCGGGCAAGGCGGCCCTGGACGCGCTGTTCCACCCGGATCCGACGTTCCTCGGCCCCAAGGAGCAGGGGGTCGCGAGGGCGCTGACGGCGGCACGGGGCTGA
- a CDS encoding membrane-associated oxidoreductase, producing the protein MDIADLTPAERRVWEAFPLGEGVDFREGADDDPAAGASWGPERTVRAEVLRALLLGGPVRDDGIAGLKLWGARITGRLDLKYGTVEHSIRLRSCHFEGAPDLYGARIVALVLNDSVLPGLTAGNLRSEGVVRITCCRIRGPVRLAGAKISSGFFANGARLGSPDETPEEPVLQLNHAEVSTDVWAVGLTVHGQVRMNGATVGGQVNIENAVLSAPGGTALHAETLVVGTDLNARGIHARGRVNLSGARIPRHLSLTRSRLSNPDELALRISSCVIGELWLQEAARIEGTVNFRRAQVDLLHVPPEVWPEHVRIDGLSYRVLAPHRSAEQRLPLLERETEGYLPYSYEQLTAAYRTLGDDAAARTVQLAKLRRHRRTLPRYARLWGYVQDAAVGYGFRPMRAGGWLLLLLCTGTLAFALHHPPALKPSEAPGFNPLFYTLDLLLPIIDFGQESAFAPHGWYQWLSYLLIATGWVLATTIAAGITRSLNRQ; encoded by the coding sequence ATGGACATCGCGGACCTGACCCCCGCCGAGCGGCGCGTGTGGGAGGCGTTCCCGCTCGGCGAGGGGGTCGACTTCCGGGAGGGCGCCGACGACGACCCGGCGGCGGGCGCGTCATGGGGGCCGGAGCGGACCGTACGGGCCGAGGTGCTGCGGGCGCTGCTGCTCGGCGGGCCGGTGCGGGACGACGGGATAGCCGGGCTGAAGCTGTGGGGCGCGCGCATCACCGGGCGGCTGGACCTCAAGTACGGGACGGTCGAGCACTCCATCCGGCTGCGGTCCTGCCACTTCGAGGGGGCGCCGGACCTGTACGGGGCGCGGATCGTCGCCCTGGTCCTGAACGACTCGGTGCTGCCCGGGCTCACGGCGGGGAACCTCCGCTCCGAAGGCGTCGTGCGCATCACCTGCTGCCGCATCAGGGGGCCGGTACGGCTCGCGGGGGCGAAGATCTCCAGCGGGTTCTTCGCCAACGGGGCCCGGCTGGGCAGCCCCGACGAGACCCCTGAGGAGCCCGTGCTCCAGCTCAACCACGCGGAGGTGAGCACGGACGTGTGGGCCGTCGGGCTCACCGTCCACGGCCAGGTGCGGATGAACGGGGCCACCGTCGGCGGGCAGGTCAACATCGAGAACGCCGTGCTGTCCGCCCCCGGCGGCACCGCCCTGCACGCCGAGACCCTGGTGGTGGGCACCGACCTGAACGCCAGGGGCATTCACGCCCGGGGACGGGTCAATCTCAGTGGCGCCCGGATTCCCCGCCACCTCAGTCTCACCCGCTCCCGTCTGTCCAACCCGGACGAGCTGGCCCTGCGGATCAGCAGCTGTGTCATCGGCGAGCTGTGGCTTCAGGAGGCGGCACGCATCGAAGGCACCGTCAATTTCCGCCGCGCCCAGGTGGATCTGCTGCACGTACCGCCGGAGGTGTGGCCCGAGCACGTCAGAATCGACGGGCTCAGCTACCGCGTCCTCGCCCCGCACCGTTCCGCCGAACAGCGCCTTCCGCTGCTGGAACGCGAGACGGAGGGCTACCTTCCGTATTCGTACGAGCAGTTGACCGCGGCGTACCGCACACTGGGTGACGACGCCGCCGCGCGTACCGTGCAGCTGGCCAAGCTCCGCCGACACCGCCGCACGCTGCCGCGGTACGCCCGTCTGTGGGGCTATGTGCAGGACGCTGCGGTCGGCTACGGCTTCCGCCCGATGCGGGCCGGCGGCTGGCTGCTGTTGCTGCTGTGCACCGGCACACTGGCCTTCGCGCTGCACCACCCGCCCGCGCTCAAACCGTCCGAGGCGCCCGGATTCAACCCGCTCTTCTACACCCTCGACCTGTTGCTGCCGATCATCGACTTCGGTCAGGAGTCGGCGTTCGCGCCGCACGGCTGGTACCAGTGGCTGTCGTATCTGCTGATCGCCACGGGGTGGGTGCTGGCGACGACGATCGCGGCGGGCATCACGCGCTCGCTGAACCGGCAGTAG
- a CDS encoding molybdopterin oxidoreductase family protein codes for MQTTSTPTHCPYCALQCGMNLSPSPAGGVEVVERADFPVNRGALCGKGRTAPALLSSRVRLTSPLVRSAEGALTPATWDEALGRIAEALSRARAEHGPDALGVFGGGGLTNEKAYVLGKFARVVLGTSQIDYNGRFCMSSAAAAGMQAFGLDRGLPFPLADIPKTGCVILVGSNLAETMPPALRYFTELRENGGTLIVIDPRRTRTAEQADLHLAPRPGTDLALALGLLHLIVAEGRADEAYIQERTSGWEEARAAAMAHWPEYVERITGVSVPELREAVRMFCAPETAMVLTARGPEQQSKGTDTVGAWINLCLATGRAGRPLSGYGCLTGQGNGQGGREHGQKADQLPGYRKLTDPAARRHVAEVWGVDPDSLPGPGRSAYELLDALGTDIRALLLMGSNPVVSAPRAAHIEERLRSLDFLAVCDVVLSDTAELADVVLPVTQWAEETGTTTNLEGRVLLRRQAITPPEGVRSDLHVLHELAARLGVEKGFPTDPEEIFDELRRASAGGAADYSGITYRRLAEENGVFWPCPAPAETEDGENTTPTAPAGAAAPTEAGSYEDASPTALPDGPAPTKTQDSENTTPTAPAGSAAPAGARGYEDASPAALPDGPAPDEAASAVHPGTPRLFLDRFATEDGRARFAAVSYRAVAEEPDEAYPVLLTTGRVVSQYQSGAQTRRVDELNAAAPGPYVEMHPRLAERLGAADGDAVAVVSRRGRAVAPARISRAIRPDTVFMPFHWPGEGRANTLTNPALDPTSRMPEFKVCAVRLELTAGE; via the coding sequence ATGCAGACCACCTCGACGCCCACCCACTGCCCGTACTGCGCCTTGCAGTGCGGGATGAATCTGTCGCCCTCGCCGGCCGGCGGCGTCGAGGTGGTCGAGCGCGCGGACTTCCCGGTGAACCGGGGTGCCCTGTGCGGCAAGGGCCGCACGGCACCCGCCCTGCTCTCGTCCCGGGTGCGGCTGACCTCCCCGTTGGTGCGCTCCGCCGAGGGCGCGCTCACGCCGGCCACCTGGGACGAGGCCCTCGGCCGTATCGCCGAGGCGCTCTCCCGCGCGCGTGCGGAGCACGGGCCCGACGCGCTCGGGGTGTTCGGCGGGGGCGGCCTGACGAACGAGAAGGCGTACGTGCTCGGGAAGTTCGCGCGGGTGGTGCTGGGGACCTCGCAGATCGACTACAACGGGCGGTTCTGCATGTCGTCGGCGGCGGCCGCCGGCATGCAGGCGTTCGGGCTCGACCGGGGACTGCCGTTCCCGCTGGCGGACATCCCGAAGACGGGCTGTGTGATCCTCGTCGGCTCCAACCTCGCGGAGACGATGCCGCCGGCGCTGCGGTACTTCACCGAACTGCGCGAGAACGGCGGCACGCTGATCGTCATCGACCCGCGCCGCACCCGCACCGCCGAGCAGGCGGACCTGCATCTGGCGCCCCGGCCCGGGACGGACCTGGCCCTGGCGCTCGGCCTGCTGCACCTGATCGTCGCCGAGGGGCGCGCCGACGAGGCATACATCCAGGAACGGACGAGCGGCTGGGAGGAGGCGCGGGCGGCGGCGATGGCCCACTGGCCGGAGTACGTGGAGCGGATCACGGGGGTGTCCGTTCCCGAACTCCGGGAGGCCGTACGGATGTTCTGCGCGCCGGAGACCGCGATGGTGCTGACCGCGCGGGGGCCCGAGCAGCAGTCCAAGGGCACGGACACGGTGGGCGCGTGGATCAACCTGTGCCTGGCGACCGGCCGGGCGGGCCGCCCGCTGTCCGGCTACGGCTGTCTGACCGGCCAGGGCAACGGGCAGGGCGGCCGTGAACACGGGCAGAAGGCGGACCAGTTGCCCGGCTACCGCAAGCTGACGGATCCGGCGGCGCGGCGGCACGTGGCCGAGGTGTGGGGCGTGGATCCGGACTCGCTGCCGGGCCCGGGCCGCAGCGCCTACGAACTCCTCGACGCGCTCGGCACGGACATCCGGGCGCTGCTGCTGATGGGCTCCAACCCGGTGGTGTCGGCACCGCGCGCCGCGCACATCGAGGAGCGGCTGCGCTCGCTGGACTTCCTGGCGGTGTGCGACGTGGTCCTCTCGGACACGGCCGAGCTGGCGGACGTCGTGCTGCCGGTCACGCAGTGGGCGGAGGAGACCGGCACGACGACCAATCTGGAGGGCAGGGTGCTGCTGCGGCGCCAGGCGATCACGCCTCCGGAAGGCGTCCGCAGCGATCTGCACGTCCTGCACGAGCTTGCCGCCCGCCTGGGTGTGGAGAAGGGCTTCCCCACGGACCCGGAGGAGATCTTCGACGAACTCCGCCGCGCCAGCGCGGGCGGCGCGGCGGACTACTCGGGCATCACGTACCGCAGGCTCGCGGAGGAGAACGGGGTGTTCTGGCCGTGCCCGGCACCGGCCGAGACGGAGGACGGCGAGAACACCACACCGACCGCGCCTGCGGGTGCCGCAGCGCCGACCGAGGCGGGGAGCTACGAGGACGCCTCCCCGACCGCCCTTCCGGACGGCCCGGCACCGACCAAGACCCAGGACAGCGAGAACACCACACCGACCGCGCCTGCGGGTAGCGCAGCGCCGGCCGGCGCGAGGGGCTACGAGGACGCCTCCCCGGCCGCGCTTCCGGACGGCCCGGCGCCGGACGAGGCGGCGTCCGCCGTCCACCCCGGCACCCCCCGCCTCTTCCTCGACCGTTTCGCCACCGAGGACGGACGGGCGCGGTTCGCCGCCGTGTCGTACCGGGCCGTCGCCGAGGAGCCCGACGAGGCGTACCCGGTGCTGCTGACCACCGGGCGGGTCGTCTCGCAGTACCAGTCCGGGGCGCAGACGCGGCGCGTGGACGAACTCAACGCCGCCGCGCCCGGGCCGTACGTGGAGATGCACCCGCGGCTGGCCGAGCGGCTCGGCGCGGCCGACGGGGACGCGGTCGCCGTGGTGTCGCGGCGCGGGCGGGCCGTCGCGCCCGCGCGCATCAGCCGCGCCATCCGGCCCGACACCGTCTTCATGCCCTTCCACTGGCCGGGCGAGGGCCGCGCCAACACGCTGACCAACCCGGCCCTCGACCCGACCTCCCGCATGCCGGAGTTCAAGGTGTGCGCGGTGCGGCTGGAGCTGACCGCCGGGGAGTGA
- a CDS encoding intradiol ring-cleavage dioxygenase encodes MTDSDITRRRVLALGGAGAGAVLGLGVTSCSSAGRGFRVPGRERAPSPGPGAELCVLNPSVAEGPYRLAGAPFRKDITEGRKGVPLTVRLTVRDQPHACAALKDAAVEIWHCDAWGYYSGHPSAHPGGKVPAAGVDVGGAKSATYLRGFQTTDADGVAEFTTIFPGWCTPRAPHIHVKVHTGGRRTGGTYEGGRANWTGQLFFDDRYGDAVYAKAPYREHTGTRTRLAQDTVYHGGGEKAGLMDVTGDVDHGFVATLTVGIDPTRENTGTQTGGEGALPPSSAPLKEPTPGALSGRTVPYGATTGVPPPDSAASASRTLTP; translated from the coding sequence ATGACCGATAGCGACATCACCCGACGGCGTGTGCTGGCGCTGGGCGGCGCCGGGGCGGGTGCTGTCCTGGGGCTCGGTGTCACCTCCTGTTCCTCCGCCGGCCGCGGCTTCCGCGTGCCGGGGCGCGAAAGGGCGCCGAGCCCCGGCCCCGGCGCCGAGCTGTGCGTACTCAACCCGAGCGTCGCGGAGGGGCCGTATCGCCTGGCCGGCGCGCCCTTCCGCAAGGACATCACCGAGGGCAGGAAGGGCGTACCGCTCACAGTGCGGCTGACCGTGCGCGACCAGCCGCACGCCTGTGCGGCCCTGAAGGACGCGGCCGTCGAGATCTGGCACTGTGACGCCTGGGGCTACTACTCCGGGCACCCGTCCGCGCACCCGGGCGGCAAGGTGCCCGCAGCGGGCGTTGACGTCGGCGGCGCGAAGTCCGCGACGTATCTGCGCGGCTTTCAGACGACCGACGCCGACGGCGTCGCCGAGTTCACGACGATCTTTCCCGGCTGGTGCACGCCGCGCGCCCCGCACATCCACGTCAAGGTGCACACCGGAGGCAGGAGGACCGGCGGCACCTACGAGGGCGGCCGGGCCAACTGGACCGGGCAGCTCTTCTTCGACGACCGGTACGGCGACGCGGTGTACGCGAAGGCCCCGTACCGCGAGCACACCGGGACCCGCACCCGGCTCGCGCAGGACACGGTGTACCACGGGGGCGGCGAGAAGGCCGGACTGATGGACGTCACCGGGGACGTGGACCACGGGTTCGTCGCGACGCTGACCGTCGGGATCGACCCGACGCGGGAGAACACCGGGACGCAGACGGGGGGCGAAGGCGCCCTCCCGCCGAGTTCCGCGCCGCTCAAGGAGCCGACGCCGGGCGCGCTGTCCGGCCGAACGGTCCCCTACGGCGCGACGACGGGCGTGCCGCCGCCGGACAGCGCGGCGAGCGCCTCGCGGACGCTCACCCCGTGA
- a CDS encoding gamma-glutamylcyclotransferase family protein: MRLPFFVYGTLRPGEHNHDLFLRGRTSSEEPGLLPGAVLYDGPGYPYAVEEDGGTVTGEIVTALPEAYGELLAALDRLEDCVPGDPRSLYERVAREVTAADGGTVRAWVYVAAPAVAARLRARGKLIEGGDWLARS, encoded by the coding sequence GTGAGACTGCCGTTCTTCGTGTACGGGACCCTGCGCCCCGGCGAGCACAACCACGACCTCTTCCTGCGCGGCCGCACCTCTTCCGAGGAGCCGGGGCTGCTGCCGGGGGCCGTGCTCTACGACGGCCCCGGATACCCGTACGCCGTGGAGGAGGACGGCGGCACGGTCACGGGCGAGATCGTCACCGCGCTGCCCGAGGCCTACGGCGAACTGCTCGCCGCCCTCGACCGCCTTGAGGACTGCGTGCCGGGCGACCCCCGCAGCCTGTACGAGCGGGTGGCCCGGGAGGTGACGGCTGCGGACGGCGGGACCGTACGGGCCTGGGTGTACGTCGCCGCGCCCGCGGTAGCGGCACGGCTACGGGCGCGGGGCAAGCTCATCGAGGGCGGGGACTGGCTCGCCCGGAGCTGA
- a CDS encoding M4 family metallopeptidase, translated as MSRIRHIRGSRLAAAGTAATTAALLAAALAPAPAAGAADRPGRATAISNAAAALVHQAARLGLTSAQGTSVRDVVVDADGSQHVRYDRTYRQLPVLGGDFVVHLAPNGSYRSADRATKRAISVPSTTPTIDAPKAADLAAAALRAANAGQLLKKVTAKPQLVVDALHGAPRLAWRTDAVGQDSLGNPVARTVITDARTGRQIDAWDSIETATGDGKSLYSGTVPLESTQSGSTYQLKDSTRGNTYTGDAENKTDLCFFGICFSRAPATLFTDADNHWGSGTTSDRSSAAVDAQYGTNETWDYYKNVHGRNGIAGDGKGSYNRVHYGNNYNNAFWDDSCFCMTYGDGDGTTFGPLVALDVAGHEMSHGVTSKTAALTYSGESGGLNEATSDIFGTLVEWYANNSSDLGDYLIGEKIVRSGFGKSALRYMDQPSKDGNSADYWSSSVGNLDVHYSSGVANHFAYLLAEGSGAKTINGVSYNSPTSNGSTVTGIGRDKLGKIWYRALTVYMTSSTNYAGARTATLNAAKDLYGAGSTEYNAVAAAWSAVNVG; from the coding sequence ATGAGTCGGATACGGCACATCCGAGGTTCCCGTCTCGCCGCGGCAGGCACCGCCGCGACCACCGCGGCCCTGCTGGCCGCCGCCCTCGCTCCGGCCCCCGCCGCCGGCGCGGCCGACAGACCCGGCCGCGCCACCGCCATCAGCAACGCCGCGGCGGCGCTGGTGCACCAGGCCGCGCGCCTGGGCCTGACCTCCGCGCAGGGCACCAGCGTCCGGGACGTCGTCGTGGACGCGGACGGCAGCCAGCATGTGCGCTACGACCGGACGTACCGTCAGCTCCCTGTCCTCGGCGGCGACTTCGTGGTCCACCTGGCGCCGAACGGCTCCTACCGCAGCGCGGACCGGGCCACGAAGCGCGCCATCTCCGTGCCGTCGACCACCCCCACGATCGACGCACCCAAGGCGGCCGACCTGGCCGCCGCCGCGCTGCGCGCCGCGAACGCCGGCCAGCTGCTGAAGAAGGTGACCGCCAAGCCGCAGCTCGTCGTCGACGCGCTGCACGGCGCGCCCCGGCTGGCCTGGCGCACCGACGCGGTGGGCCAGGACTCCCTCGGCAACCCGGTCGCCCGCACGGTCATCACGGACGCCCGCACCGGCCGGCAGATCGACGCGTGGGACAGCATCGAGACGGCGACCGGCGACGGAAAGTCCCTCTACAGCGGAACGGTTCCGCTGGAGAGCACGCAGTCCGGGTCGACGTACCAGCTCAAGGACTCGACGCGCGGGAACACATACACGGGCGACGCCGAGAACAAGACCGACCTGTGCTTCTTCGGGATCTGCTTCAGCCGCGCCCCCGCCACCCTGTTCACCGACGCCGACAACCACTGGGGTTCGGGCACGACGTCGGACCGCTCGTCGGCCGCCGTGGACGCGCAGTACGGCACCAACGAGACCTGGGACTACTACAAGAACGTCCACGGCCGCAACGGCATCGCGGGTGACGGCAAGGGCTCGTACAACCGCGTGCATTACGGCAACAACTACAACAACGCGTTCTGGGACGACAGCTGCTTCTGCATGACGTACGGCGACGGTGACGGGACGACGTTCGGCCCGCTGGTGGCGCTGGACGTGGCGGGCCACGAGATGTCGCACGGTGTCACGTCGAAGACGGCGGCGCTGACGTACTCCGGCGAGTCCGGCGGCCTGAACGAGGCGACCTCGGACATCTTCGGCACACTGGTGGAGTGGTACGCGAACAACTCCTCCGACCTCGGTGACTACCTCATCGGCGAGAAGATCGTCCGCTCGGGCTTCGGCAAGTCGGCGCTGCGGTACATGGACCAGCCCTCCAAGGACGGCAACTCGGCGGACTACTGGAGCAGTTCGGTGGGCAACCTCGACGTCCACTACTCGTCGGGCGTCGCCAACCACTTCGCGTATCTGCTCGCGGAGGGCAGCGGCGCGAAGACCATCAACGGCGTCAGCTACAACTCCCCCACCTCCAACGGCTCGACGGTGACGGGCATCGGCCGGGACAAGCTGGGCAAGATCTGGTACCGGGCCCTGACGGTCTACATGACGTCCTCCACGAACTACGCGGGCGCCCGCACGGCGACCCTGAACGCCGCGAAGGACCTCTACGGCGCGGGCAGCACGGAGTACAACGCCGTGGCGGCGGCGTGGAGCGCGGTGAACGTGGGTTGA
- a CDS encoding phosphotransferase produces MTWARTARWTRTPRRRSGRRHREDVIRLPQWDGSPVWPHGDLLPGNLLTEAVRLTAAIDFGGLGAGDPAADTPAAWAVFTADTRDLFREARVG; encoded by the coding sequence ATGACCTGGGCGCGGACGGCACGGTGGACGCGGACGCCGCGACGGCGCTCTGGGAGACGTCATCGGGAGGACGTCATCCGGCTCCCCCAGTGGGACGGCTCCCCCGTCTGGCCGCACGGCGACCTCCTGCCGGGCAACCTGCTGACCGAGGCGGTCCGGCTGACCGCGGCGATCGACTTCGGCGGCCTCGGCGCGGGCGACCCGGCGGCCGACACGCCGGCCGCGTGGGCGGTGTTCACGGCCGACACCCGCGACCTGTTCCGTGAGGCCCGCGTGGGGTGA
- a CDS encoding class F sortase translates to MRKAARPGRTGDAAIASVTTVALCCGAWLLHSAAAPQAPPQPSAAQAAAGTDHEGAAAPALPPSPPDRIRIPSIRVDAPLIGLGLTKAGSLNAPPPEQKNLAGWYEAGTTPGETGTAIVAGHVDNAQGPAVFYDLGALAKGSMIEVDRRNGSTAVFTVDAVEVYQAKAFPDDKVYGAAPRPELRVITCGGGYSKTTGYQGNVVVFAHLTGSR, encoded by the coding sequence GTGCGCAAGGCCGCAAGACCGGGCAGGACCGGTGACGCCGCCATAGCCTCCGTCACGACGGTCGCCCTGTGTTGCGGCGCGTGGCTGCTGCACAGCGCCGCCGCGCCCCAGGCACCACCGCAGCCGTCGGCCGCGCAGGCCGCCGCGGGTACCGACCACGAGGGCGCGGCCGCGCCCGCCCTGCCGCCCTCGCCGCCCGACCGGATACGCATACCCTCGATCCGCGTGGACGCCCCCCTGATCGGCCTCGGCCTGACCAAGGCCGGCAGCCTCAACGCCCCGCCCCCGGAGCAGAAGAACCTCGCCGGCTGGTACGAGGCCGGCACCACCCCCGGCGAGACGGGCACCGCGATCGTCGCCGGGCACGTCGACAACGCCCAGGGCCCGGCCGTCTTCTACGACCTGGGCGCCCTGGCCAAGGGCAGCATGATCGAGGTCGACCGCCGCAACGGCTCGACGGCCGTCTTCACAGTGGACGCGGTCGAGGTGTACCAGGCGAAGGCCTTCCCCGACGACAAGGTGTACGGGGCGGCGCCTCGCCCTGAGTTGCGGGTGATCACCTGCGGCGGCGGTTACTCGAAGACGACGGGCTACCAGGGGAACGTGGTGGTCTTCGCGCACCTCACGGGCAGCCGCTGA
- a CDS encoding sulfite exporter TauE/SafE family protein has translation MPDISLTMVALLCLAALAAGWIDAVVGGGGLLLLPVLLLGLPGGTPASYALGTNKAVAIVGTSGAAVTYARRTRVDVGTAVRIGLAALAGSTAGAFVAAGMSTDVLKPVVMVVLLGVGTFVILRPAFGTAPSTAPVSARRVLAAIGLAGLGIGFYDGLIGPGTGTFLVLALTAMLHLDLVTASATAKIVNCCTNAGALATFAWKGTVFWQLAALMAVFNLVGGTVGARTALKKGSGFVRIVLLTVVFALVANLAYQQWVA, from the coding sequence ATGCCCGACATATCACTGACCATGGTCGCCCTCCTCTGTCTCGCCGCGCTCGCGGCCGGCTGGATCGACGCCGTGGTCGGCGGCGGTGGGCTGCTGCTGCTCCCCGTCCTGCTGCTCGGGCTGCCCGGCGGCACCCCGGCGTCGTACGCGCTCGGCACCAACAAGGCCGTCGCGATCGTCGGCACGTCGGGCGCGGCCGTGACGTACGCGCGCAGGACCCGGGTCGATGTGGGCACGGCCGTACGGATCGGGCTCGCGGCGCTCGCCGGGTCCACGGCCGGGGCGTTCGTGGCCGCGGGGATGAGCACGGACGTCCTCAAGCCGGTCGTCATGGTCGTGCTGCTCGGCGTCGGCACCTTCGTGATCCTGCGGCCCGCCTTCGGCACCGCCCCCTCGACCGCCCCGGTCTCCGCCCGCCGTGTCCTCGCCGCGATCGGGCTCGCGGGCCTCGGCATCGGCTTCTACGACGGCCTCATAGGCCCCGGCACGGGCACCTTCCTCGTCCTGGCGCTCACCGCGATGCTCCACCTCGACCTGGTGACCGCCTCCGCCACCGCCAAGATCGTCAACTGCTGCACCAACGCGGGCGCCCTCGCCACCTTCGCCTGGAAGGGCACGGTCTTCTGGCAGCTGGCCGCGCTGATGGCCGTCTTCAACCTGGTCGGCGGCACGGTCGGCGCGCGCACGGCGCTGAAGAAGGGCAGCGGCTTCGTCCGGATCGTGCTGCTGACGGTGGTGTTCGCGCTGGTCGCGAACCTCGCGTACCAGCAGTGGGTGGCCTGA